One segment of Desulfovibrio sp. JC010 DNA contains the following:
- the thrB gene encoding homoserine kinase, translated as MQEWNNEFSEDCSVILIGMAGAGKSTLAPLLAEKLGWEHMDTDSVIEGYYGSPLQGIVDHLGVDEFRKSEEYIVSGIGVLRMVVSTGGSVIYGPKAMERLKLLGPVVYLRISAETCLQRVGSGAERGLAITPGQSLEGLYKERIPLYEQYADFAVDTDQCSPEECAEQILQWLKSKEVSKVKDI; from the coding sequence ATGCAAGAATGGAATAACGAATTCTCAGAGGACTGCTCCGTTATCCTGATCGGCATGGCCGGAGCCGGGAAGTCTACTCTGGCACCGCTGCTGGCTGAAAAGCTGGGCTGGGAGCACATGGATACGGATTCGGTCATCGAAGGATATTACGGCAGCCCGCTGCAAGGGATTGTCGATCATCTGGGCGTTGATGAATTCCGCAAGTCCGAGGAATACATCGTTTCCGGTATCGGGGTGCTGCGTATGGTTGTCTCCACCGGAGGCAGCGTGATTTACGGCCCCAAAGCCATGGAACGACTCAAGCTGCTCGGTCCGGTGGTTTATCTGCGCATTTCTGCTGAAACCTGCCTTCAGCGGGTGGGCAGCGGTGCCGAGCGCGGACTGGCTATCACTCCCGGCCAGTCATTGGAAGGTCTCTACAAGGAACGGATTCCCCTCTATGAGCAGTATGCTGATTTTGCCGTAGACACGGATCAGTGCTCCCCGGAAGAGTGTGCGGAGCAGATTCTCCAGTGGCTCAAGTCAAAAGAAGTAAGTAAAGTTAAGGATATATAA
- the pyrR gene encoding bifunctional pyr operon transcriptional regulator/uracil phosphoribosyltransferase PyrR, which produces MTEQKVVLSEKAVARTLDRLASEVTERRGDNENLAIIGIQRRGADLAERLKKILDEKLGRKIPLGKLDINLYRDDWTNLTRQPSINCTEIPFDIESASVILVDDVLFSGRTVRAALEAVLDFGRPQRVELLVLVDRGHRELPIRADYVGKEVVTFEDQHVNVLVKERDDEDKVVIIRS; this is translated from the coding sequence ATGACGGAACAAAAAGTAGTTCTTTCTGAAAAGGCTGTGGCCCGTACACTGGATCGTCTCGCATCAGAAGTGACCGAGCGTCGCGGGGACAATGAAAATCTTGCGATTATCGGCATTCAGCGTCGCGGTGCGGATCTCGCAGAGCGGCTCAAGAAAATTCTGGATGAGAAACTGGGGCGTAAGATACCGCTGGGCAAGCTGGATATCAATCTTTATCGTGATGACTGGACCAACTTGACCCGTCAGCCGAGCATCAACTGCACTGAGATTCCTTTTGATATTGAATCCGCGTCTGTGATTCTGGTGGATGATGTGCTTTTTTCCGGGCGTACTGTGCGTGCCGCCCTTGAAGCTGTACTTGATTTCGGCCGCCCGCAGAGAGTTGAACTGCTGGTGCTGGTTGATCGCGGACACCGTGAACTGCCTATCCGGGCTGACTATGTGGGCAAGGAAGTGGTCACCTTTGAAGACCAGCATGTAAATGTTCTGGTCAAAGAGCGCGATGACGAAGATAAGGTCGTCATCATCCGTTCCTGA